In Frondihabitans sp. PAMC 28766, a genomic segment contains:
- a CDS encoding alpha/beta fold hydrolase: MDLVINGARLNVEVLEPSNGDPNAPVLIAHHGGGGIGSLAEPKSTFGPLHDRFRVIVFDSRGCGLSEGVGPYSHEQWAADVDGLRQWAGVDKVVVAGGSYGGFIALEYAVRYPEHLSAIMLRDTSADGSNLELAFENARNQDRVEIDWEHFNRYWGGTVRSDAELRSLWAELIPLYDFEYDEEKSNAAVEAGIYRHEAHNACFVENFPTYDLKADLPNIAVPTLVTVGRGDWVTPVSASETIARLIPDSELVIFEKSGHSPQTEEREKFQQTLRDFLARAVPATVTEGAA; the protein is encoded by the coding sequence ATGGATCTCGTCATCAATGGGGCGCGTCTGAACGTCGAGGTGCTCGAACCCTCGAACGGCGACCCGAACGCCCCGGTGCTCATCGCGCACCACGGCGGCGGCGGCATCGGGTCGCTCGCCGAGCCGAAGTCGACCTTCGGCCCGCTCCACGACCGCTTTCGAGTGATCGTCTTCGACTCGCGCGGCTGCGGCCTGTCCGAGGGAGTCGGCCCGTACTCGCACGAGCAGTGGGCCGCGGATGTCGACGGCCTCCGCCAGTGGGCCGGCGTGGACAAGGTGGTGGTGGCGGGCGGCTCGTACGGCGGCTTCATCGCGCTCGAGTACGCCGTCCGCTACCCCGAGCACCTCTCGGCCATCATGCTGCGTGACACCTCGGCCGACGGCTCGAACCTCGAGCTCGCCTTCGAGAACGCCCGCAACCAGGATCGAGTCGAGATCGACTGGGAGCACTTCAACCGGTACTGGGGCGGCACAGTCCGCAGCGACGCCGAGCTGAGGTCGCTCTGGGCCGAGCTGATCCCGCTGTACGACTTCGAGTACGACGAAGAGAAGTCGAATGCGGCAGTCGAGGCGGGCATCTACCGCCACGAGGCGCACAACGCCTGCTTCGTCGAGAACTTCCCGACCTACGACCTGAAGGCCGATCTGCCGAACATCGCGGTCCCCACCCTCGTGACGGTCGGGCGCGGCGACTGGGTCACGCCCGTCAGCGCCTCCGAGACGATCGCCCGGCTCATCCCCGACTCCGAGCTCGTGATCTTCGAGAAGTCTGGCCACTCGCCCCAGACCGAAGAGCGCGAAAAGTTCCAGCAGACCCTCCGCGACTTCCTCGCCCGAGCCGTGCCGGCCACCGTGACAGAAGGAGCAGCATGA
- a CDS encoding DUF885 family protein: MDDTTTTDAALDAVSALAALGEKYFETQHTYDPYNATLLGIADFDHMPGDPSLGASEKASADLSAIGAAVEAIDPVLLDEAAVVDRSVLSNLVRGAQQDAEHSLWAANASAKSYVSRQGLVFQAVPAMTAGDAESADRYLQRLSGLAAVFDAIGDRYAVEAAQGRIPTRMGVDHATQQLTGYLGLGLDDDVLLDPARRSHDSATLEKATVLVDREVRPAMARLADRLRDEFQPIGRPDDRVGIQNVPGGEAGYVAAVARHTTTALTPDEIHAIGLEVLDEMRPAWSSIGRSALGETDFGRITERMRSDPALRFETSDQIVAVAQAALDRADSVRGSYFPAYDIPDCVIEVINPIEASNTALAYYRPPAVDGSRPGAHCLLATDPESRYRFEYESLAFHESVPGHHLQLATAQTLDIPRYRRYLDVEACSFNEGWGLYAEEFADEIGLYSDDLSRLGMLSFRALRACRLVVDTGIHHYGWSREQAIQFMWENTATTREHVTSEVDRYIAWPGQALAYMIGRREILRLRQEARMTLGGAFAISDFHGVVLGSGAVPLTVLAENVERWRTGVAAAN, translated from the coding sequence ATGGACGACACGACCACGACCGACGCCGCCCTCGATGCGGTGAGTGCGCTCGCGGCGCTCGGCGAGAAGTACTTCGAGACGCAGCACACCTACGACCCGTACAACGCGACCTTGCTGGGCATCGCCGACTTCGACCACATGCCCGGCGACCCGAGCCTCGGCGCGAGCGAGAAGGCCTCGGCCGACCTCTCGGCCATCGGCGCAGCCGTCGAGGCGATCGACCCGGTCCTCCTCGATGAGGCTGCAGTCGTCGACCGCAGTGTGCTCTCGAATCTCGTGCGCGGGGCGCAGCAGGACGCCGAGCACTCCCTCTGGGCCGCGAACGCCTCGGCCAAGAGCTACGTCAGCCGGCAGGGGCTCGTCTTCCAGGCTGTTCCCGCCATGACCGCAGGAGACGCCGAGAGCGCCGACCGCTACCTCCAGCGGCTCTCCGGCCTCGCTGCGGTCTTCGACGCAATCGGCGACCGGTACGCCGTCGAAGCCGCGCAAGGGCGCATCCCGACCAGAATGGGGGTCGACCACGCGACGCAGCAGCTCACGGGCTACCTCGGGCTGGGGCTCGACGATGACGTGCTCCTCGATCCTGCCCGCCGATCGCACGACAGCGCGACGCTCGAGAAGGCGACCGTCCTGGTCGACCGGGAGGTGCGGCCCGCCATGGCGCGCCTGGCAGACCGGCTGCGCGACGAGTTCCAGCCGATCGGGCGCCCCGACGACCGGGTCGGCATCCAGAACGTCCCCGGAGGGGAGGCCGGCTACGTCGCGGCGGTGGCCCGGCACACGACGACGGCGCTCACGCCCGACGAGATCCACGCCATCGGCCTCGAGGTGCTCGACGAGATGCGGCCGGCGTGGTCGAGCATCGGCCGCAGCGCCCTCGGCGAGACCGACTTCGGCAGGATCACCGAGCGGATGCGCTCGGACCCCGCCCTCCGCTTCGAGACGAGCGACCAGATCGTGGCCGTCGCCCAGGCCGCTCTCGATCGCGCGGACTCGGTGCGCGGCAGCTACTTCCCCGCCTACGACATCCCCGACTGCGTCATCGAGGTCATCAACCCCATCGAGGCGTCCAACACCGCGCTCGCCTACTACCGGCCGCCGGCCGTGGACGGCAGCCGACCGGGCGCGCACTGCCTGCTCGCCACCGACCCCGAGTCGCGCTACCGCTTCGAGTACGAGTCGCTCGCCTTCCACGAGTCGGTGCCCGGGCACCACCTGCAGCTGGCCACGGCTCAGACGCTCGACATTCCGCGCTACCGCCGCTACCTCGACGTCGAGGCGTGCAGCTTCAACGAGGGCTGGGGGCTGTACGCCGAGGAGTTCGCCGACGAGATCGGCCTCTACAGCGACGACCTGTCGCGTCTCGGGATGCTGTCGTTCCGTGCCCTGCGCGCCTGCCGCCTGGTCGTCGACACCGGCATCCACCACTACGGGTGGTCTCGCGAGCAGGCGATCCAGTTCATGTGGGAGAACACGGCGACGACCCGCGAGCACGTGACCAGCGAAGTCGATCGATACATCGCGTGGCCGGGTCAGGCGCTCGCCTACATGATCGGACGCCGCGAGATCCTGCGCCTGCGCCAAGAGGCACGGATGACGCTCGGGGGAGCCTTCGCGATCTCCGACTTCCACGGGGTCGTGCTCGGCAGCGGCGCCGTGCCGCTGACCGTGCTGGCCGAGAACGTCGAGCGGTGGCGCACGGGCGTCGCCGCCGCCAACTGA
- a CDS encoding SDR family NAD(P)-dependent oxidoreductase encodes MAELDGQTAIVTGTAQGIGRAIADRLERAGATVHRVDKDTVDLSDSAAVEAWFATLGDIDILVNDAGGVVGQTHVPIDELDDATWNAVIAANITTTMNCTRAAARVMKRRGYGRIVNISSGAGRSVSLTGVQAYTTAKAGQIGFSRQMAHELGPHGITVNCICPGFVLSNPTTQAQWDSYGEEGQRALLDRIATRRTGTPDDIARGVEFFVSPDASWVSGQTISIDGGHSLF; translated from the coding sequence ATGGCAGAGCTCGACGGACAGACCGCGATTGTGACCGGAACCGCGCAGGGGATCGGCCGTGCGATCGCGGACCGCCTCGAGCGCGCCGGGGCGACCGTGCACCGGGTCGACAAAGACACCGTCGACCTCAGCGACTCGGCCGCGGTCGAGGCCTGGTTCGCGACGCTCGGCGACATCGACATCCTCGTCAACGACGCCGGCGGCGTGGTCGGCCAGACGCACGTGCCGATCGACGAACTCGACGACGCCACCTGGAACGCGGTGATCGCCGCGAACATCACCACCACCATGAACTGCACCCGTGCAGCCGCCCGCGTGATGAAGAGGCGCGGCTACGGCCGCATCGTCAACATCTCCTCCGGCGCGGGGCGGAGCGTGAGCCTCACCGGGGTCCAGGCGTACACGACCGCCAAGGCCGGGCAGATCGGCTTCAGCCGACAGATGGCCCACGAGCTCGGCCCGCACGGCATCACCGTCAACTGCATCTGCCCCGGCTTCGTGCTGTCGAACCCGACCACGCAGGCGCAGTGGGACAGCTACGGCGAGGAGGGCCAGCGAGCCCTGCTCGACAGGATCGCGACTCGGCGGACCGGCACCCCCGACGACATCGCCCGCGGGGTCGAGTTCTTCGTCTCGCCGGACGCGTCGTGGGTCAGCGGCCAGACCATCTCGATCGACGGCGGGCACTCCCTCTTCTAG
- a CDS encoding MurR/RpiR family transcriptional regulator has protein sequence MTIDDEIFARMGELSPAEKKVARALLSTYPSAGLDSAASLAKSAGTSTPTVLRLVSRLGIGSYPDFQKRLREEITHHMNSPVSRTEQRRLEHEQSDLFQDAIAGKIALVEALATSVPPSEFDNAVQVLASKPKQVTISGGYFSRYFAMLLAAQLDQAIPNVDYIQEPLGHDIGKFLRVSTGGVAIILDFRRYELAAKQVAEVARGQGATVIVITDQGLSPAAEAAHIVLPVVVDGIPFDSVVGLVVLLEALVEGVLLATGERGIARMKQWENSVDIARAYRTSVSTDSTSTSTD, from the coding sequence ATGACCATCGACGACGAGATCTTCGCCCGGATGGGCGAACTCAGCCCCGCCGAGAAGAAGGTCGCCCGCGCCCTGCTGTCGACATACCCCAGCGCGGGCCTCGACAGCGCGGCGAGCCTCGCCAAGTCGGCCGGCACCTCGACCCCGACCGTCCTCCGACTCGTCTCCCGCCTGGGCATCGGCAGCTACCCCGACTTCCAGAAGCGCCTCCGCGAAGAGATCACGCACCACATGAACAGCCCGGTGAGCCGCACCGAGCAGCGGCGTCTCGAGCACGAGCAGTCGGATCTCTTCCAGGACGCCATCGCGGGCAAGATCGCTCTCGTCGAGGCGCTTGCGACCAGCGTGCCGCCGAGCGAGTTCGACAACGCGGTGCAGGTGCTGGCGAGCAAGCCGAAGCAGGTCACCATCTCGGGCGGGTACTTCAGCCGGTACTTCGCCATGCTGCTCGCCGCACAGCTCGATCAGGCCATCCCCAACGTCGACTACATCCAGGAGCCGCTGGGCCACGACATCGGCAAGTTCCTGCGCGTCTCGACCGGGGGCGTCGCCATCATCCTCGACTTCAGGCGCTACGAGCTCGCGGCCAAGCAGGTCGCCGAGGTCGCCCGCGGGCAGGGCGCCACCGTCATCGTCATCACCGACCAGGGGCTGTCGCCCGCAGCAGAGGCTGCGCACATCGTGCTGCCCGTCGTCGTGGACGGCATCCCGTTCGACTCGGTCGTCGGCCTCGTGGTGCTGCTCGAGGCCCTCGTCGAGGGTGTGCTCCTCGCGACCGGAGAGCGCGGGATCGCTCGCATGAAGCAGTGGGAGAACTCCGTCGACATCGCACGGGCCTACCGCACCTCGGTCAGCACCGACAGTACCTCCACATCCACCGACTAG
- a CDS encoding isoaspartyl peptidase/L-asparaginase family protein, translated as MQELSAESRADFERGLTLAYEAGSGVLASGGNAVDAVCAAVEQLENHPLFNAGHGAALTADGRAELDSSVMDGATGLAGAIAASKHAKNPVFLARSVMQRSAHLLLVDPSADLVASWDLETVSPDYFVTGARLEQLARIRALEVPAARHGTVGAVARDSRGSIAAATSTGGMANQHEGRVGDSPIIGAGTYARDGLAAVSCTGEGEAFIRGVVAYDIAARMRYLGSGLGEAVTTTVETELTAKGASGGLVAVDSDGRVVVAHNSPTMFAAFANENGIVMLT; from the coding sequence ATCCAAGAGCTCTCGGCCGAGAGCCGAGCCGACTTCGAGCGGGGCCTGACCCTTGCCTACGAGGCAGGATCGGGAGTGCTCGCCTCGGGCGGGAACGCGGTCGACGCCGTGTGCGCGGCCGTCGAGCAGCTCGAGAACCACCCGCTGTTCAACGCCGGTCACGGAGCAGCCCTCACCGCGGACGGGCGCGCCGAGCTCGACTCCTCCGTCATGGACGGCGCCACCGGCCTGGCCGGTGCGATCGCCGCGTCGAAGCACGCGAAGAATCCCGTCTTCCTGGCTCGGAGCGTGATGCAGCGGAGCGCGCACCTGCTGCTGGTCGACCCGAGTGCCGATCTCGTCGCATCCTGGGATCTCGAGACCGTCTCGCCCGACTACTTCGTCACCGGCGCCCGCCTCGAGCAGCTCGCCCGCATCCGGGCGCTCGAGGTGCCGGCCGCGCGACACGGCACCGTGGGCGCCGTCGCGCGGGACAGCCGCGGCTCGATCGCCGCGGCCACCTCGACCGGGGGCATGGCGAACCAGCACGAGGGCCGCGTCGGCGACTCGCCGATCATCGGGGCCGGCACCTACGCTCGCGACGGCCTTGCCGCCGTGTCGTGTACGGGCGAGGGCGAGGCTTTCATCCGCGGCGTCGTGGCCTACGACATCGCCGCCCGGATGCGCTATCTCGGCTCGGGCCTCGGCGAGGCCGTCACGACCACGGTCGAGACCGAGCTGACCGCCAAGGGCGCCAGCGGAGGTCTCGTGGCTGTCGACTCCGACGGCCGCGTCGTCGTCGCCCACAACTCGCCCACGATGTTCGCCGCTTTCGCAAACGAGAACGGAATCGTCATGCTGACATGA
- a CDS encoding M55 family metallopeptidase produces the protein MKVWMSLDMEGVAGVVDWDQCRPGSPSYALGCELLQAEVNAAIEGAIAGGATEIVLNDSHSRMANLDPRRIAGNARYLSGRHKPLYMMQGLDDSFDAIFFVGYHGSISGAPSTMSHTYNPEVFSGATVNGAYVGESGINALVADHYGVPIAFVSGDSVTWDETAPFAPGGVNVVTKESVSRASALNLHPDESCRLIREGAEAAVRKVAEGGVGVPAIAKPATLGLEFQSADMADIATWARGVTLTGQRSVEIVGDDFLEIFKSFVAVNYITRQAGGR, from the coding sequence ATGAAGGTCTGGATGTCGCTCGACATGGAGGGCGTCGCCGGCGTCGTCGACTGGGATCAGTGTCGCCCGGGCTCGCCGTCGTACGCGCTCGGCTGCGAGCTGCTGCAGGCCGAGGTCAACGCCGCGATCGAGGGCGCCATCGCGGGGGGCGCGACCGAGATCGTACTCAACGATTCGCACAGCCGCATGGCGAACCTCGATCCGCGCCGGATCGCCGGCAACGCCCGCTACCTCTCGGGTCGCCACAAGCCGCTCTACATGATGCAGGGGCTCGACGACTCGTTCGACGCCATCTTCTTCGTCGGCTACCACGGATCCATCTCGGGCGCGCCGTCGACGATGTCGCACACCTACAACCCCGAGGTCTTCTCAGGGGCCACGGTCAACGGCGCCTACGTCGGCGAGAGCGGCATCAACGCGCTCGTCGCCGACCACTACGGCGTGCCCATCGCATTCGTCTCGGGCGACTCCGTCACCTGGGACGAGACCGCGCCGTTCGCCCCCGGCGGCGTCAACGTCGTCACGAAGGAGTCGGTCTCGCGGGCCAGCGCCCTCAACCTGCACCCCGACGAGTCGTGCCGCCTGATCCGCGAGGGCGCCGAAGCCGCAGTGCGCAAGGTCGCCGAAGGCGGCGTCGGCGTGCCCGCGATCGCCAAGCCCGCGACCCTAGGGCTGGAGTTCCAGTCGGCCGACATGGCCGACATCGCCACCTGGGCGCGCGGGGTCACGCTCACGGGGCAGCGCTCCGTCGAGATCGTCGGAGACGACTTCCTCGAGATTTTCAAGTCGTTCGTCGCCGTGAACTACATCACGCGCCAGGCGGGCGGCCGCTGA
- a CDS encoding ABC transporter ATP-binding protein: MSRATITTPGTAAPVLRVADITKTYHLPTTIVSKLVGNRDQHTSLKALDGIDLQLEKGEILALVGESGSGKSTLAKILVGSATATSGEIDYEGSPMPAHRDRTASRRIQMVFQDPYSSLNPRISVGSMLRELLLLHKIVPRSEIRAESIRLLNLVGLEEDALDAYPGQFSGGQRQRLAIARALSVRPDILIADEPVSALDVSVQATILDLFARLQSELGLSILFVAHNLAVVQHLSQRVAVMYLGRIVEVAETAELFRNPRHPYTRALIDSIPRMTAESVNEEFELEGEPPSPFDVPAGCRFNPRCPWAVDACRVTDPALAEVAPGHDSACLRAAELDDAPPSGITNAARSTTV, translated from the coding sequence GTGAGCCGCGCGACGATCACGACCCCCGGCACCGCAGCGCCCGTGCTGCGGGTCGCGGACATCACGAAGACGTACCACCTGCCCACCACGATCGTCTCGAAGCTGGTCGGCAACCGCGACCAGCACACCAGCCTGAAGGCTCTCGACGGCATCGACCTGCAGCTCGAGAAGGGCGAGATCCTCGCGCTCGTCGGCGAGTCGGGGTCGGGCAAGTCGACGCTGGCCAAGATCCTCGTCGGCTCGGCCACGGCGACCTCCGGCGAGATCGACTACGAGGGTTCGCCGATGCCCGCGCACCGCGATCGCACGGCGAGCCGGCGCATCCAGATGGTGTTCCAGGATCCCTACTCGTCGCTGAATCCACGCATCTCAGTCGGCTCGATGCTCCGCGAGCTTCTGCTCTTGCACAAGATCGTGCCGCGGAGCGAGATCCGGGCCGAGAGCATCCGCCTGCTCAACCTCGTCGGCCTCGAAGAGGACGCCCTCGACGCCTACCCTGGCCAGTTCTCGGGTGGCCAACGCCAGCGGCTCGCCATCGCGCGCGCCCTCTCGGTGCGGCCTGACATCCTGATCGCCGACGAGCCGGTGTCGGCTCTCGACGTGTCGGTGCAGGCCACGATCCTCGACCTGTTCGCCCGGCTGCAGAGCGAGCTCGGCCTCAGCATCCTGTTCGTCGCCCACAACCTCGCCGTCGTCCAACACCTCAGCCAGCGGGTGGCCGTGATGTACCTCGGCCGGATCGTCGAGGTCGCCGAGACGGCCGAGCTCTTCCGCAACCCTCGGCACCCCTACACGCGCGCGCTGATCGACTCGATCCCGCGGATGACCGCCGAGAGCGTCAACGAGGAGTTCGAGCTCGAGGGCGAGCCGCCGAGCCCGTTCGACGTGCCCGCCGGCTGCCGCTTCAACCCGCGCTGCCCGTGGGCGGTCGACGCCTGCCGCGTCACCGACCCGGCTCTCGCCGAGGTCGCCCCCGGCCACGACAGCGCGTGCCTGCGGGCCGCCGAGCTCGACGACGCCCCACCATCCGGAATCACGAACGCAGCAAGGAGCACCACCGTATGA